The sequence below is a genomic window from Euwallacea fornicatus isolate EFF26 chromosome 1, ASM4011564v1, whole genome shotgun sequence.
TAACTaaccttattaatttcggGAAAAATCGTACTCAAATTAAAGTTAGCCAGTGTCGTTCCAGCTGAATTGACCGACGGTGACATTTGAGGATGTTGAACAGTGGCTCGACCTGTTATCGCAGGGGCCAAAGGTGGCATCAAAGTATTGGGAATACTTTCGGTGTTTGGTTTTGAATACAAAGGATTTTTACAGGAATATATTGTGGTTGGAGGTAGGTACGTAGTATGAAAATCATCTGGCAGAACTGGGGAATTAATAGCACCAGGCATAGACAAAAAAGGTAGGTCAAAATTAGGGAGAACATTGTCGTTCAGTGTCCGTTTCTTCACTTTCTTGCAACTATAGCTCTGATTTTTGTCATCCTTAACTTCAACTTGCCTGTAATAATTCTTGGAAAAGTGGCACTTTTCTTTGCTACTAGCCATAGGAGTTACGTTGCTTTGGAAGAGATTGGTTGCATCCCCTAGAAAGTCCTGGGTGTTGGACGTAGACATAAAAGTATTACTTGCCACATAGGAGGATGTTATAGTGGATACAAAATTATTGCTATAACTGGCATTATTGTGGAAAGTGGTCGTAAAGTTTTGAGTAAAACTTGAGGTATTGGATTGATGATAGGTTTGACCTGACGAATGCATGTAGGAGCTATTATTATCCTGAGACACTTCTAATGAAGggaaatacatattttcgtttaaaaaattcgggACAATAGTCTTATTTGTACTGCTCTGACAAGTAGCATTCCTCTGAGAAGGCTCTTGAATCCCAATTAAGGCTTCCGCCGAGTAGCTACttcgaatatttttcgaattattattagttctaGAAGGTTGCTTAACCTCATTAAACATGTTACTACTGGCAAACCCAGGTTTCTCATTTTTCTGATAACTGCCATGTATCTCTTTACCGGTCTCAGACCTTCCAGAGGctcttttattacttttaactACCCCAGCCTTGGAGCGATTCCCACTATTTCTTCTTGAAGCTACTTTCGCAGGACCATTTTCCTGATTTTGATCAACCAACTGGCTCACTGACAAAAAACTACTCTGGCCCTCACAGCTACCGGTCTTTCTAGCTCTTCCCCCACTATCTCTCGCCCTTTGATCCTTATAAACTTTCTGCTCCACTACAGGGGTGTTTAATGCCAAATCTCCAACTAAAGTAGGCAAAGTTGAAGGTACAAACGGCTGAGAGGTGTCTAAAAATTGAGGAATCTTGCTCGGAGACCATGAGAACTGattttcctcattttccggTCGCTGATAAGAGGGGTACATATCACTGGTTTTTCTAAAGTCCTGATGGCCAAAATGCTCGTTTGAATTTGTGTATGTGGGGGTGTTAAAATAACTATTAGCGTTTGTAAACGCGTTGGAACTAGTGCCGCTAAAAGGGGGCAGAAAATAGTCGCTTTTATATGAGGTCGTAGTGCTTGGAGTAGTCATCCAATTAATGGGTTTATTATGACCAGGggttttaattttggtttGCAAGTTGTTGTTCTGGAGTTTGTCCTTCTGGTAAATTTGATTCGTGTTGCAGTTCGTGAATGATTTTCTGTTGTAATCGTTCGTATATGAGGATGTGAAGCCCGACATATCCTCCCCTCCAAAAGCATTGTAAAAGCTGTTGCTAGTAGCGGCACTGGTGTATACTGGAGCATATTGCTTCGTAACGTTATTACCAGCAAAGTGGTTAGAATTAGCAGAAGAACTAGTGCAATTCTTATACCCAGAATAATGACTAGAAAACTTGGCAGAATAAGcgtcatttttattagaatatcCCTGATGAGTTCCAGAAggtttaaacgaaaaaatattagtaCTGATATCCACAGTACTACTACTTCCACCTTGTATCAAATCTGGTAACTTCCCGCTGTTACCAATCATCTCCTTTTGAACGTTACGCTGCTGATAAtctggaaatttattatagcTAATCTCTTTAACGACTTGAGATTTATTGTTGCTGCTAAGAGCTTTCACTGGACTTTTAATACTGCTAACATTAAATCCGTCAATGTTTTTCCCGCCGCTATTATAAAACCCTGCGCAACTATCTTTGCCAAAAAAGCTGAAACTGTCAAAGTTGAGCAAATTGGGCGTTAAACTCTCCGAATAGGACTGCGTGGGCTTGGCAATGTCCATCGTACCAATTTGTAATAAGTTTGGGGTTCCAGTTTGGCTCTCAGAGTTCTCATCCCCCAACACTTCCGCGACTTTAGTGCCTGAAGAAACCAACGGAAACGCGAGCAAGAAAGCTGCAGTGGGAGAAGTAGATTCCTGGTTCTGACACCCTGGAGGTACTTGAAATGAGGCGAAAATATCATTAGAGAGTTCAGTTTGTGGTAGGTGCATTTCCAAGGATTTTAAATCGTTTATATTGTTGGAATGCTGGTGGTTAATAACGTCGGCATGTAAACTATTAAGCACTACATCACTCTCTTTCTGACAAGAAGGCACTGTCATCTCCACAGTTGATTTGACAACAGTATTATTATCAAGCTCTGTGTCTTTAAGCTCATTGTTTTGTAACTTAACAGTCTTAGGTTGAGGATTTTCATTAGTTTCAGTATCAGCAAGTCTATCCAATAGGAAGCTGTCAGAATTGTCAGTAGGTTTTATGGCAACCTCTGCAACATTTGGCAGAGTTTCTCCTCGAAAAATATCAGAAGTTTCCTTCGAGATACCACCATTTTCTGCAGGGGTACTTACAAATCTAGTTAGCTCATTTTCAAGTGCATCTTTATTAGGTTTTCCATTATCAACTTCACCTACAGTGTCCATCATATCTTGATTTGTTGATTGCTCTGCGGCTTTAGCAGAAACTTTTACTGGAGAATCCGTCTCGATTGCTTTAGATATTTGGTCAGTTTTGACAACAACTTCAGAGACAACTTTAGTGCGTTTAGCCTCACTCTGCATACTTTGCTCAGCCCCCTTTTTCCTACTCTCACTCTTCCCCCCACCTTTTTGTGGCTCAGACTTTCTACTTGAAGTAATGCCACTGTTTaaacaattatacttattgTACTTGGATGTTAATGCAGGAATAGGAACCTTATTGACTTGCGTCGTGCTTGTTATACTGGTCCTAGGTCTGAGAACTGAAAGTGAATTGGCAACAGCCACTTCTTTAAGAGAACTTGGTATTGTGGTCTTTTTCTGAGTGGTGTTAGTGGTACTAGTAGTGTTGCTTTTACTTGACACAACTATAAGGGTTGAGAGGGCAGTTGAGAGAGGATTGGTGAAAATTGTAGGCAAAACTGGGAGGGGCTGAGGGTTAGGAATAACAGGCATAACAGTACCATTGGAGAATACTAAAGTTCCAGGAAGGAGACCTGATAATTGGGATTGGGCAGGGACTACTGAGGATTTTACTTGTGAAGAAGCCACTGGAGTTTTGATAAAAACCGAGTTTGTCAACACTGAAAGCGAAATGTAAACCTAGGGAATCATGAAATTGAAGAACCTATTTACCTGTTTGGCTGGATTTTCCTG
It includes:
- the LOC136349418 gene encoding mucin-3A-like, encoding MTSSSPEKKKRESSKTSLWEKERRNRINDYFKKLWEVLPVYDASKPLSKPDILLHAASTIKELDEKLNVFLVNSEEEKISEQKSTVSSNVIKKLQERVKKLLLRNEHLASLLKTTGIKIPSECGVVKKLKSRRKYINVISKEQEAKMLQKEMEKENQVKTQKPKALKPRARRKKTLTQDRNKASKKVLLSSQNCLFVVTQSSLQQNNSCFILSRPPGKSSQTVLTNSVFIKTPVASSQVKSSVVPAQSQLSGLLPGTLVFSNGTVMPVIPNPQPLPVLPTIFTNPLSTALSTLIVVSSKSNTTSTTNTTQKKTTIPSSLKEVAVANSLSVLRPRTSITSTTQVNKVPIPALTSKYNKYNCLNSGITSSRKSEPQKGGGKSESRKKGAEQSMQSEAKRTKVVSEVVVKTDQISKAIETDSPVKVSAKAAEQSTNQDMMDTVGEVDNGKPNKDALENELTRFVSTPAENGGISKETSDIFRGETLPNVAEVAIKPTDNSDSFLLDRLADTETNENPQPKTVKLQNNELKDTELDNNTVVKSTVEMTVPSCQKESDVVLNSLHADVINHQHSNNINDLKSLEMHLPQTELSNDIFASFQVPPGCQNQESTSPTAAFLLAFPLVSSGTKVAEVLGDENSESQTGTPNLLQIGTMDIAKPTQSYSESLTPNLLNFDSFSFFGKDSCAGFYNSGGKNIDGFNVSSIKSPVKALSSNNKSQVVKEISYNKFPDYQQRNVQKEMIGNSGKLPDLIQGGSSSTVDISTNIFSFKPSGTHQGYSNKNDAYSAKFSSHYSGYKNCTSSSANSNHFAGNNVTKQYAPVYTSAATSNSFYNAFGGEDMSGFTSSYTNDYNRKSFTNCNTNQIYQKDKLQNNNLQTKIKTPGHNKPINWMTTPSTTTSYKSDYFLPPFSGTSSNAFTNANSYFNTPTYTNSNEHFGHQDFRKTSDMYPSYQRPENEENQFSWSPSKIPQFLDTSQPFVPSTLPTLVGDLALNTPVVEQKVYKDQRARDSGGRARKTGSCEGQSSFLSVSQLVDQNQENGPAKVASRRNSGNRSKAGVVKSNKRASGRSETGKEIHGSYQKNEKPGFASSNMFNEVKQPSRTNNNSKNIRSSYSAEALIGIQEPSQRNATCQSSTNKTIVPNFLNENMYFPSLEVSQDNNSSYMHSSGQTYHQSNTSSFTQNFTTTFHNNASYSNNFVSTITSSYVASNTFMSTSNTQDFLGDATNLFQSNVTPMASSKEKCHFSKNYYRQVEVKDDKNQSYSCKKVKKRTLNDNVLPNFDLPFLSMPGAINSPVLPDDFHTTYLPPTTIYSCKNPLYSKPNTESIPNTLMPPLAPAITGRATVQHPQMSPSVNSAGTTLANFNLSTIFPEINKGLGQEPFIENRSKDFAPSAKPFGNSSSHHIGSFPI